From Psychroflexus torquis ATCC 700755, the proteins below share one genomic window:
- a CDS encoding ATP-dependent Clp protease ATP-binding subunit, with amino-acid sequence MDDNFSPKVKEVIAYSKEEALRLGHDFIGTEHLMLGLLRDGSGKAINILDAMNIDLELLRRKVEILNPSDHTNADISQEKKNLHLTRQAERALKTTFLEAKLFQSSSINTAHLLLCILRNENDPTTKLLNKLKVDYDNVKEEFKAMITQDGDYLDTPSDAFQDDAAAGDSGKESLGGNGNNKGKSTKKSKTPVLDNFGRDLTEMAQEGKLDPVVGREKEIERVSQILSRRKKNNPLLIGEPGVGKSAIAEGLALRIIQRKVSRILYDKRVVTLDLASLVAGTKYRGQFEERMKAVMNELEKNEDIILFIDEIHTIVGAGGATGSLDASNMFKPALARGEIHCIGATTLDEYRQHIEKDGALERRFQKIIVEPTSVDETVEILNNIKDKYEDHHNVIYTDEAIKSCVTLTNRYMTDRFLPDKAIDALDEAGSRVHITNINVPKRILKLEKELEEIREEKNSVVKKQKYEEAAKLRDDEKRIENELQIAQEDWEKNSKENKETVTENHIADVVSMMTGIPVNRIARTEGNKLAELPETIKNKVVGQSEAVTKIVKAIQRNRAGLKDPNRPIGSFIFLGQTGVGKTQLAKVLARELFDNDDALIRLDMSEYMEKFAVSRLIGAPPGYVGYEEGGQLTEKVRRKPYAVILLDEVEKAHPDVFNLLLQVLDDGHLTDSLGRKVDFRNTIIIMTSNVGARKLKDFGTGVGFGTKSQQQQEDDNTKKVIEGALKKAFAPEFLNRVDDVVIFNALEKDDIKKIINIELKILFERINDVGYQFSLSEEAKDYIADKGFDRQYGARPLNRAIQKYIEDALAEKIINSSITEGDTLYMDLDKEKNELVIQVQKTADKES; translated from the coding sequence ATGGATGATAATTTCTCACCAAAAGTGAAAGAAGTAATAGCCTACAGTAAGGAAGAAGCTTTACGTTTGGGACACGATTTTATAGGAACCGAACATTTAATGCTTGGTTTACTTCGTGATGGTAGCGGAAAAGCTATAAATATATTGGATGCTATGAATATTGATTTGGAACTGCTGAGAAGAAAAGTTGAAATTTTAAATCCTTCAGATCATACCAATGCAGATATATCTCAGGAAAAAAAGAATTTACACTTAACTAGGCAAGCAGAAAGAGCTCTTAAAACTACGTTTCTTGAGGCTAAACTTTTTCAAAGTTCTTCTATCAATACTGCGCATTTGCTATTGTGCATTCTTAGAAATGAAAATGATCCAACAACTAAGCTTCTAAATAAATTAAAAGTAGATTATGATAACGTTAAAGAAGAATTTAAAGCGATGATTACTCAGGATGGTGATTATTTAGACACACCTTCAGATGCATTCCAAGATGATGCTGCTGCTGGAGACTCAGGGAAAGAGTCATTGGGTGGAAACGGTAATAACAAAGGTAAATCTACTAAAAAATCTAAAACACCAGTATTAGATAATTTTGGGCGTGACCTAACAGAAATGGCCCAAGAGGGAAAATTAGACCCTGTTGTAGGACGTGAAAAGGAAATAGAGAGAGTTTCTCAAATATTAAGCAGAAGAAAGAAAAACAATCCACTTCTTATAGGTGAACCAGGTGTTGGTAAAAGTGCCATTGCAGAAGGTTTAGCCCTTAGAATTATACAAAGGAAAGTCTCTAGAATCCTCTACGATAAGAGAGTGGTGACCTTAGACCTTGCAAGTTTAGTAGCAGGGACTAAATACAGAGGTCAATTCGAAGAAAGAATGAAAGCTGTAATGAATGAGTTAGAAAAGAACGAGGACATCATTCTTTTCATAGATGAGATTCATACTATAGTCGGCGCTGGTGGAGCTACAGGAAGTCTTGATGCAAGTAATATGTTTAAACCTGCTTTAGCAAGGGGAGAAATTCATTGTATAGGAGCTACAACTCTAGATGAGTACAGACAGCATATTGAAAAAGATGGTGCTTTAGAAAGAAGATTTCAGAAGATAATCGTAGAGCCTACATCTGTGGATGAAACGGTAGAAATTCTTAATAATATCAAGGATAAATATGAAGATCACCACAATGTCATTTATACAGACGAAGCTATAAAATCTTGTGTGACTCTCACCAATAGATATATGACAGATAGATTCCTGCCAGATAAAGCTATAGATGCATTAGATGAAGCAGGAAGTCGTGTCCATATTACAAATATCAATGTTCCGAAACGGATTTTAAAGCTTGAAAAAGAGCTAGAAGAAATTCGCGAAGAAAAAAATTCTGTAGTCAAAAAACAGAAATACGAAGAAGCTGCTAAACTAAGAGACGACGAGAAAAGGATTGAAAATGAATTGCAGATAGCTCAAGAAGACTGGGAAAAAAATTCTAAAGAGAATAAAGAAACAGTGACAGAAAATCATATCGCCGACGTGGTTTCTATGATGACTGGTATTCCGGTAAATCGTATTGCTAGAACTGAAGGTAATAAATTAGCTGAATTACCAGAAACAATTAAAAATAAAGTCGTTGGACAGAGTGAGGCTGTAACAAAAATAGTAAAAGCTATACAGCGTAACCGCGCAGGATTGAAAGATCCCAACAGACCTATTGGTTCCTTTATATTTCTAGGCCAAACAGGTGTAGGTAAAACTCAACTGGCTAAAGTTCTTGCTAGGGAATTGTTTGATAACGACGATGCACTTATTAGACTTGACATGAGTGAATACATGGAAAAATTTGCAGTTTCAAGACTTATAGGAGCACCTCCTGGATACGTGGGCTATGAAGAAGGCGGACAACTTACAGAAAAGGTAAGAAGAAAACCCTATGCAGTTATTCTATTGGATGAAGTTGAAAAAGCACATCCTGATGTCTTTAACCTACTTCTACAAGTGTTGGATGATGGTCATTTAACAGACAGTTTAGGTCGTAAAGTAGATTTTAGAAATACCATTATTATTATGACTTCCAATGTAGGGGCTAGAAAGCTTAAAGACTTTGGAACTGGAGTTGGATTTGGAACAAAATCACAACAACAACAAGAAGATGATAATACTAAAAAGGTAATTGAAGGAGCACTAAAAAAAGCTTTTGCTCCAGAATTCTTAAACCGTGTTGATGATGTAGTTATCTTTAACGCTTTAGAAAAAGACGATATCAAAAAAATTATCAATATTGAATTGAAAATACTTTTTGAGCGAATTAATGATGTTGGATATCAATTTTCATTAAGTGAAGAGGCTAAAGATTATATAGCTGATAAAGGATTCGATAGACAGTATGGAGCAAGACCTTTGAATAGAGCCATCCAAAAATATATTGAAGATGCCTTAGCAGAGAAGATTATCAATTCTTCTATAACTGAAGGTGACACCCTATATATGGATCTAGATAAAGAAAAAAACGAGTTAGTTATCCAAGTCCAAAAAACAGCAGATAAGGAATCCTAG
- the gyrA gene encoding DNA gyrase subunit A, which translates to MANGEQLIPINIEDEMKTAYIDYSMSVIVSRALPDVRDGLKPVHRRVLFGMQELGIFSNKSHKKSARIVGEVLGKYHPHGDTSVYDAMVRMAQEWSMRYQLVDGQGNFGSVDGDSPAAMRYTEARMKKISEEMLADIDKETVDFVFNFDDTIEEPTVLPTRVPNLLVNGASGIAVGMATNMAPHNLSEVINGVNAYINNRDIEIEELMTHIKAPDFPTGGIIYGYEGVRDAFMTGRGRVVMRAKSSVEEVNGRECIIITEIPYQVNKADMIKKTADLVNDKKIEGISLIRDESDRNGMRIVYILKKDSLPNVVLNTLFKHTALQSTFSVNNIALVKGRPQMLNLKDIIYNFVEHRHEVVIRRTKYLLRKAEERAHILEGLIIASDNIDEVISLIRGSQNAEEAREKLVERFQLSEIQVKAIVEMRLRQLTGLEQDKLRFEYDELMITIEDLKDILSSEDRRMEIIQTELLEIKEKYGDDRRSEINMVGGDFSMEDMIPNESVVLTISHAGYIKRTPLKEYKIQNRGGVGQKASTTRDEDFLEYIFSGTNHQYILFFTQKGKCFWMRVFEIPEGSKTSKGRAIQNLMNLDPDDRINAFILVENLSNEDYINNHYVLMVTKKGQVKKTILEQYSRPRINGINAISVRDGDELLSAVLTDGENQVMLGLRSGKALRFEEKHIRPMGRGAAGVKGITLASEKDEVIGMICVKNPQEETVLVVSEKGYGKRTFIDDVDGEPVYRITNRGGKGVKTISISEKTGQLVAMKTVHDEDDLMIIKKSGVAIRMSVSDIRTMGRSTQGVRLISLKGDDEIAAVAKIINEDEDETEINDDLDVTNGETTEE; encoded by the coding sequence ATGGCAAACGGTGAGCAGCTAATACCCATAAATATTGAGGATGAAATGAAAACAGCTTACATCGATTATTCGATGTCTGTTATTGTTTCTAGAGCACTTCCAGATGTGAGAGATGGGCTGAAACCCGTACATAGAAGAGTCTTATTTGGCATGCAAGAGCTAGGTATATTTTCTAATAAATCTCACAAAAAATCTGCGAGAATCGTTGGTGAAGTTTTAGGTAAGTATCACCCACATGGCGATACCTCAGTTTACGATGCCATGGTAAGGATGGCGCAAGAATGGAGCATGCGTTATCAACTTGTAGATGGTCAAGGTAACTTTGGTTCTGTAGATGGTGATAGCCCAGCTGCTATGCGTTATACAGAAGCTAGAATGAAGAAAATCAGCGAAGAGATGTTGGCTGATATCGATAAAGAGACCGTTGATTTTGTATTCAATTTTGATGATACCATAGAGGAGCCTACAGTTCTGCCAACCAGAGTGCCTAATCTCCTAGTAAACGGAGCAAGTGGTATTGCTGTAGGTATGGCTACTAACATGGCGCCACACAATTTATCTGAAGTAATTAACGGTGTTAATGCTTACATAAATAATAGAGATATTGAGATTGAAGAGCTCATGACTCATATTAAAGCCCCCGATTTTCCAACTGGTGGAATTATATATGGCTATGAAGGTGTTAGAGATGCCTTTATGACAGGGAGAGGAAGAGTTGTCATGCGAGCTAAGTCTTCAGTTGAAGAAGTTAATGGAAGAGAATGTATAATAATTACTGAAATTCCTTACCAAGTCAATAAAGCAGATATGATTAAAAAAACTGCTGATTTGGTTAACGATAAAAAAATAGAAGGAATATCCTTAATCAGAGACGAGTCGGACAGAAATGGAATGCGTATCGTTTATATCTTGAAAAAAGATTCACTTCCTAATGTTGTTCTAAATACACTTTTTAAACACACGGCATTACAATCTACTTTTAGTGTCAATAATATAGCATTAGTAAAAGGAAGGCCACAAATGCTTAATTTAAAAGACATCATCTATAATTTTGTTGAGCATAGACATGAAGTAGTCATCAGAAGAACCAAATATTTGCTTAGAAAAGCAGAGGAGCGGGCTCATATTCTGGAGGGTCTAATTATAGCTTCAGACAATATTGATGAAGTTATTTCTTTGATTCGAGGTTCTCAAAATGCTGAAGAAGCTAGAGAAAAATTAGTAGAGCGTTTCCAACTCAGTGAAATACAAGTGAAAGCCATCGTTGAGATGCGATTGAGACAACTTACTGGACTTGAGCAAGATAAGTTAAGATTTGAGTATGACGAATTAATGATAACCATTGAAGATTTAAAAGATATTTTATCCAGTGAGGATCGTAGAATGGAAATCATCCAAACTGAGCTTCTTGAAATAAAAGAAAAGTATGGTGATGATCGTCGATCGGAAATCAACATGGTTGGTGGAGATTTTAGTATGGAAGACATGATCCCTAATGAAAGTGTTGTTCTTACCATATCGCATGCTGGGTACATTAAAAGAACACCTTTAAAGGAATACAAAATACAAAATAGAGGTGGAGTAGGTCAAAAAGCATCTACAACACGTGATGAAGATTTCTTGGAATACATATTTTCTGGAACAAATCACCAATATATTCTTTTCTTCACCCAAAAAGGAAAATGTTTTTGGATGCGAGTTTTTGAAATTCCTGAAGGAAGTAAGACCAGTAAAGGTAGAGCTATTCAAAACCTTATGAATCTCGATCCAGATGATAGGATAAATGCTTTCATTTTGGTTGAGAATCTTTCAAATGAAGATTATATCAACAACCATTATGTATTGATGGTGACTAAGAAAGGTCAAGTTAAAAAAACTATCTTGGAGCAATATTCAAGACCTAGAATAAACGGGATAAATGCTATATCCGTTAGAGATGGAGATGAATTATTATCTGCAGTACTAACGGACGGTGAAAATCAGGTTATGTTAGGCTTAAGAAGTGGTAAAGCTCTTCGCTTTGAAGAAAAACACATTAGACCAATGGGTAGAGGAGCCGCAGGAGTTAAAGGCATAACCTTAGCTTCAGAAAAAGATGAAGTTATAGGTATGATCTGTGTTAAAAATCCACAAGAGGAAACTGTTTTAGTTGTTTCTGAAAAAGGATATGGTAAGCGAACCTTTATTGACGATGTAGATGGAGAGCCGGTTTACAGAATTACTAACAGAGGAGGTAAAGGTGTGAAAACTATTTCTATCTCTGAAAAAACAGGACAGTTAGTAGCTATGAAGACTGTACATGACGAAGATGATTTAATGATTATTAAGAAATCTGGAGTTGCCATACGTATGTCGGTTTCAGATATAAGAACAATGGGTAGATCTACTCAAGGTGTTAGACTTATTTCCTTAAAAGGAGATGATGAAATAGCCGCAGTTGCAAAAATCATAAATGAAGATGAAGATGAAACTGAAATCAATGATGATTTGGATGTTACAAACGGAGAAACTACTGAAGAATAA